A genomic window from Promicromonospora sukumoe includes:
- a CDS encoding N5-glutamine methyltransferase family protein, translated as MSAKLVKWAEGELADAGVPSPRADAEELLAHALGVDRGELRRLLMLGREVPDDVARAFEALVARRAAREPLQHLTGRAPFRHLELAVGPGVFVPRPETEEVAQVAIDEAAKVVGERGGAGAVVVDLCTGSGAIALAVATEVPGARVHAVELDKDAHAWAARNVDALSAVAAGLNPSGTSGGATEPGLGTDAGPGPAPERIVRLVKGDARTALYGIDGTADVVVSNPPYVPSDAVPVDPEVAEHDPAVALYGLGPDGLEVPRGITDAAARLLRPGGLYVMEHAEVQAEAARAMVAAARDAEGRPVFGEPETRKDLTGRPRMVVARRLDSQAPGS; from the coding sequence GTGAGCGCCAAGCTGGTGAAGTGGGCCGAGGGTGAGCTGGCGGACGCCGGGGTCCCGTCGCCCCGGGCCGACGCCGAGGAGCTGCTCGCGCACGCGCTCGGCGTGGACCGGGGCGAGCTGCGGCGGCTGCTCATGCTGGGCCGCGAGGTGCCCGACGACGTCGCACGCGCCTTCGAGGCCCTGGTCGCCCGCCGGGCGGCCCGCGAGCCCCTGCAGCACCTGACCGGCCGCGCCCCGTTCCGGCACCTGGAGCTGGCCGTGGGCCCGGGCGTGTTCGTGCCCCGGCCCGAGACCGAGGAGGTCGCCCAGGTCGCGATCGACGAGGCCGCCAAGGTCGTGGGGGAGCGGGGCGGCGCGGGCGCCGTCGTCGTCGACCTGTGCACCGGCTCGGGCGCCATCGCGCTGGCCGTCGCCACCGAGGTGCCCGGCGCACGGGTGCACGCCGTCGAGCTGGACAAGGACGCGCACGCCTGGGCGGCGCGCAACGTCGACGCCCTGAGCGCGGTCGCGGCCGGCCTGAACCCCTCCGGCACGTCCGGCGGGGCGACCGAGCCCGGCCTCGGCACGGACGCCGGCCCTGGCCCCGCGCCCGAGCGGATCGTCCGGCTCGTCAAGGGCGACGCCCGCACCGCGCTGTACGGCATCGACGGGACGGCCGACGTCGTCGTCTCGAACCCGCCGTACGTGCCGTCGGACGCCGTGCCCGTGGACCCCGAGGTCGCCGAGCACGACCCCGCCGTCGCGCTGTACGGGCTGGGGCCGGACGGGCTGGAGGTGCCGCGCGGCATCACGGACGCGGCGGCGCGGCTGCTGCGCCCCGGCGGGCTGTACGTCATGGAGCACGCGGAGGTGCAGGCCGAGGCGGCCCGCGCGATGGTCGCGGCCGCGCGGGACGCCGAGGGGCGGCCCGTGTTCGGCGAGCCGGAGACGCGCAAGGACCTCACGGGCCGCCCGCGCATGGTCGTCGCGCGCCGCCTGGATTCCCAGGCCCCCGGATCGTGA
- the prfA gene encoding peptide chain release factor 1, whose translation MTQAFAAVGPLLSEHAEIETALADPAVHADPGRARTLGRRYAELNQVVGAYKAWEQAHDDAEAAAELAAEDASFAEELPALRDVEASAEEKLRRVLVPRDPDDGRDVILEIKAGEGGEESALFAGDLLRMYLRYAEQRGWSTQLLEATASDLGGYKDVQVAIKAKSAQGPEDGVWHSLKYEGGVHRVQRVPVTESQGRIHTSAAGVLVFPEVDDPGELEIDQNDLRIDVYRSSGPGGQSVNTTDSAVRITHVPTGIVVSMQNEKSQLQNREQAMRVLRARLLAAQQEAAAAESAELRRSQVRTVDRSERIRTYNFPENRIADHRTGYKAYNLDQVLDGDLGPVVRSAIDADEAARLAEASGV comes from the coding sequence GTGACCCAAGCGTTCGCCGCCGTCGGGCCGCTGCTCAGCGAGCACGCCGAGATCGAGACGGCGCTGGCGGACCCCGCCGTGCACGCCGACCCCGGTCGCGCCCGCACGCTGGGCCGCCGCTACGCGGAGCTCAACCAGGTGGTGGGCGCCTACAAGGCGTGGGAGCAGGCGCACGACGACGCCGAGGCCGCCGCCGAGCTCGCGGCCGAGGACGCCTCCTTCGCCGAGGAGCTGCCCGCCCTGCGGGACGTCGAGGCGAGCGCGGAGGAGAAGCTGCGCCGGGTGCTCGTGCCGCGCGACCCCGACGACGGCCGCGACGTGATCCTCGAGATCAAGGCGGGCGAGGGCGGCGAGGAGTCCGCGCTGTTCGCGGGCGACCTGCTGCGCATGTACCTGCGGTACGCGGAGCAGCGCGGCTGGTCCACACAGCTCCTGGAGGCCACGGCCTCCGACCTGGGCGGCTACAAGGACGTGCAGGTCGCTATCAAGGCCAAGAGCGCGCAGGGCCCCGAGGACGGCGTCTGGCACAGCCTCAAGTACGAGGGCGGCGTGCACCGCGTGCAGCGCGTGCCGGTCACCGAGTCGCAGGGCCGCATCCACACGTCGGCGGCGGGCGTGCTCGTCTTCCCCGAGGTCGACGACCCGGGCGAGCTCGAGATCGACCAGAACGACCTGCGCATCGACGTCTACCGGTCCTCCGGCCCGGGCGGGCAGTCCGTGAACACCACCGACTCCGCGGTGCGCATCACCCACGTGCCCACGGGCATCGTCGTCTCGATGCAGAACGAGAAGTCGCAGCTCCAGAACCGGGAGCAGGCCATGCGCGTGCTGCGGGCGCGGCTGCTCGCCGCGCAGCAGGAGGCCGCGGCCGCCGAGTCCGCCGAGCTGCGCCGCTCGCAGGTGCGCACCGTGGACCGGTCCGAGCGCATCCGCACGTACAACTTCCCGGAGAACCGGATCGCCGACCACCGCACGGGCTACAAGGCGTACAACCTCGACCAGGTGCTCGACGGCGACCTGGGTCCCGTGGTGCGCTCCGCGATCGACGCCGACGAGGCGGCCCGGCTCGCCGAGGCCTCCGGTGTCTGA
- the rpmE gene encoding 50S ribosomal protein L31 gives MRAGIHPEYVVTQVTCTCGNTFTTRSTETSGKISADVCSACHPFYTGKQKIMDTGGRVARFQARYGKKAADK, from the coding sequence ATGAGGGCTGGAATCCACCCCGAGTACGTCGTCACCCAGGTCACCTGCACCTGTGGCAACACCTTCACGACGCGTAGCACCGAGACGTCCGGCAAGATCAGCGCCGACGTCTGCAGCGCCTGCCACCCGTTCTACACGGGCAAGCAGAAGATCATGGACACCGGTGGCCGCGTGGCCCGGTTCCAGGCGCGCTACGGCAAGAAGGCCGCCGACAAGTAG
- the rho gene encoding transcription termination factor Rho — MRLAELQALAGDLGVKGTSRMRKSDLVDSIREKTGGATKRPARAASVQEQPVIDKPARSEAPVAAAEVTASGVRADASTDAEKAARLAQLADAVAAPREQNGRRRGAGQGAADGTADKSAEDKGRNGQSANGRSARGNERAADRGAERSERAAAARTAERTADRGADRTADRAAAGGELDDDRNSRRRRGRDRGRDRKRGRGRTGPDVAGLENVEVREDDVLLPVAGILDILDNYAFVRTSGYLPGNNDVYVSLNQVKKAGLRRGDAVVGAVRQPREGEEPPAQPTGRNAKVNKFNALVRLDSVNGMTPDEARERPEFTKLTPLYPQERLRLENPEATKLTPRVIDIVAPIGKGQRGLIVAPPKAGKTLMMQQIANAISLNNPEVHLMVVLVDERPEEVTDFERSVKGEVISSTFDRHASDHTLVAELAIERAKRLVELGQDVVVLLDGITRLSRAYNLAAPASGRILSGGVDAAALYPPKKFFGAARNIEDGGSLTILATALVETGSKMDEVIFEEFKGTGNMELRLSRSLAEKRIFPAIDVNGSSTRREEILMSKDELAIVYKLRRVMGALDQTQAAELLLGQLKKTKTNVEFLLHVQKTTPGGLTENENVGETV; from the coding sequence ATGCGCCTCGCCGAGCTCCAGGCACTGGCCGGCGACCTGGGCGTGAAGGGCACCTCCAGGATGCGCAAGAGCGACCTCGTGGACTCGATCCGCGAGAAGACGGGTGGCGCGACGAAGCGCCCGGCCCGTGCCGCTTCGGTCCAGGAGCAGCCCGTGATCGACAAGCCTGCCCGTAGCGAGGCGCCGGTCGCCGCCGCCGAGGTCACCGCCTCGGGTGTGCGCGCCGACGCGAGCACGGACGCCGAGAAGGCCGCCCGTCTCGCCCAGCTGGCCGACGCCGTCGCCGCGCCGCGGGAGCAGAACGGCCGCCGTCGTGGCGCCGGACAGGGTGCCGCCGACGGCACCGCCGACAAGTCCGCCGAGGACAAGGGCCGCAACGGCCAGTCCGCCAACGGCCGGAGCGCCCGCGGCAACGAGCGTGCCGCCGACCGCGGCGCCGAGCGGTCCGAGCGTGCCGCCGCCGCCCGGACCGCCGAGCGCACCGCCGACCGCGGCGCGGACCGCACCGCCGACCGGGCCGCCGCCGGCGGCGAGCTCGACGACGACCGCAACTCGCGCCGCCGCCGGGGCCGTGACCGGGGCCGGGACCGCAAGCGCGGCCGCGGCCGCACGGGTCCGGACGTCGCGGGTCTCGAGAACGTCGAGGTGCGCGAGGACGACGTGCTGCTGCCCGTCGCCGGCATCCTCGACATCCTCGACAACTACGCGTTCGTGCGGACCTCGGGCTACCTGCCGGGCAACAACGACGTCTACGTGTCGCTGAACCAGGTCAAGAAGGCCGGCCTGCGCCGCGGTGACGCCGTTGTCGGCGCCGTCCGCCAGCCGCGCGAGGGCGAGGAGCCGCCGGCGCAGCCGACCGGGCGCAACGCCAAGGTCAACAAGTTCAACGCGCTGGTCCGCCTGGACTCCGTGAACGGGATGACCCCGGACGAGGCCCGCGAGCGGCCCGAGTTCACCAAGCTGACGCCGCTGTACCCGCAGGAGCGTCTGCGCCTGGAGAACCCCGAGGCCACCAAGCTCACGCCGCGCGTGATCGACATCGTCGCCCCGATCGGCAAGGGCCAGCGCGGCCTCATCGTCGCGCCGCCCAAGGCCGGCAAGACGCTGATGATGCAGCAGATCGCCAACGCGATCTCGCTCAACAACCCTGAGGTCCACCTCATGGTCGTGCTGGTCGACGAGCGCCCGGAAGAGGTCACCGACTTCGAGCGCTCGGTCAAGGGCGAGGTCATCTCCTCGACCTTCGACCGGCACGCGTCCGACCACACGCTGGTCGCCGAGCTCGCCATCGAGCGCGCCAAGCGCCTCGTCGAGCTGGGCCAGGACGTCGTGGTGCTGCTCGACGGCATCACCCGCCTGTCGCGCGCCTACAACCTGGCCGCCCCGGCGTCGGGCCGCATCCTGTCCGGTGGTGTGGACGCCGCGGCGCTCTACCCGCCCAAGAAGTTCTTCGGCGCCGCGCGCAACATCGAGGACGGCGGCTCGCTGACCATCCTCGCGACGGCTCTCGTCGAGACCGGCTCGAAGATGGACGAGGTGATCTTCGAGGAGTTCAAGGGCACCGGCAACATGGAGCTGCGGCTCTCGCGGTCCCTGGCCGAGAAGCGCATCTTCCCGGCGATCGACGTCAACGGCTCGAGCACGCGGCGCGAGGAGATCCTCATGTCGAAGGACGAGCTCGCGATCGTCTACAAGCTGCGCCGCGTCATGGGCGCGCTCGACCAGACGCAGGCCGCCGAGCTGTTGCTCGGACAGCTCAAGAAGACCAAGACCAACGTCGAGTTCCTGCTGCACGTGCAGAAGACGACGCCGGGTGGTCTGACGGAGAACGAGAACGTCGGCGAGACCGTCTGA